One genomic segment of Streptomyces sp. RerS4 includes these proteins:
- the pepN gene encoding aminopeptidase N → MSALTRTEAQARARLLDVHHYDVALDLTTGDETFHSTTRIRFTARTTADTFVELKPEQLLTATLDGTPLDPATLADNRLPLTGLTEGPHELRVEARMRYSRTGEGLHRFTDPADGETYVYTQMFMDDVQRVLPAFDQPDLKAVFAFTVTAPAHWTVLANGITTRTGDRDHDGAGIWTSAPTPVISTYLAAIAAGPWHSVTTEHAGLPFGIHCRRSLAPHLDADADEILSVTTACFDRYHEKFAEPYPFDSYDQAFVPEFNAGAMENPGLVTFRDEFVFRSAVTDTERQSRAMVIAHEMAHMWFGDLVTLAWFDDIWLNESFAEYMGYQTLTEATRFTGTWTEFGMVRKPWGYDADQRPSTHPVAPAPEDVPDTASALLNFDGISYAKGASALRQLVTWLGEKEFLAGINTHFTRHKFANATLADFVDSLAAHTDRDVHAWADTWLRTTGIDTLTPRVQDAHGGWTLTVDRDGHRPHRIAAGAYERTPDGRLERTELLDLDVPTDEILSASGARPALLVLNDGDLSYAKIRLDATSLDTALSDLSRIPDALTRAVVWGSLRDMVRDGELEPGAYLATAAAHLPDEPDLAIVQGVLGFARTQIADRYLTPADRTSALTTLTDIGRALLRRTEDGTEPGLRLAAVRSLIDSANQPDTLTAWLADDTVPGGPTLDPELRWRILARLAVLGAVDESAIDTALAADPSATGQEGAARCRAALPTPEAKAAAWQRLFHDDTLSNYLFSATAQGFWQPEQTELVRDYVPRYYPEAVALGARRGPAIAEAAGRYAFPAHAIDDTNLRAGHTCLEDPNLIPLLRRKLVDQLDDLSRVLHVRTPRIP, encoded by the coding sequence ATGTCCGCACTGACGCGCACCGAAGCGCAAGCCCGAGCCCGCCTCCTCGACGTCCACCACTACGACGTCGCCCTCGACCTCACCACCGGCGACGAAACCTTCCACTCCACCACCCGCATCCGCTTCACCGCCCGCACCACAGCGGACACCTTCGTCGAGCTCAAGCCGGAACAACTGCTCACCGCCACCCTCGACGGCACCCCCCTCGACCCCGCCACCCTCGCCGACAACCGCCTCCCCCTCACCGGCCTCACCGAAGGCCCCCACGAGCTGCGCGTCGAGGCCCGCATGCGCTACTCCCGCACCGGCGAGGGCCTGCACCGCTTCACCGACCCCGCCGACGGGGAGACGTACGTCTACACCCAGATGTTCATGGACGACGTCCAACGCGTCCTGCCCGCCTTCGACCAGCCCGACCTGAAGGCCGTCTTCGCGTTCACCGTCACCGCCCCCGCCCACTGGACCGTCCTCGCCAACGGCATCACCACCCGCACCGGCGACCGCGACCACGACGGGGCCGGCATCTGGACCTCCGCCCCCACCCCCGTCATCTCCACCTACCTCGCCGCCATCGCCGCAGGCCCCTGGCACAGCGTCACCACCGAACACGCGGGTCTCCCCTTCGGCATCCACTGCCGCCGCTCCCTCGCCCCCCACCTCGACGCCGACGCCGACGAGATCCTCTCCGTCACCACCGCCTGCTTCGACCGCTACCACGAGAAGTTCGCCGAGCCCTACCCCTTCGACTCCTACGACCAGGCCTTCGTCCCCGAATTCAACGCCGGCGCCATGGAAAACCCCGGGCTCGTCACCTTCCGCGACGAATTCGTCTTCCGCTCCGCCGTCACCGACACCGAACGCCAAAGCCGCGCCATGGTCATCGCCCACGAAATGGCCCACATGTGGTTCGGCGACCTCGTCACCCTCGCCTGGTTCGACGACATCTGGCTCAACGAGTCCTTCGCCGAATACATGGGCTACCAGACCCTCACCGAAGCCACCCGCTTCACGGGCACCTGGACCGAATTCGGCATGGTCCGCAAGCCCTGGGGCTACGACGCCGACCAGCGCCCCTCCACCCACCCCGTCGCCCCCGCCCCCGAAGACGTCCCCGACACCGCCTCCGCCCTCCTCAACTTCGACGGCATCTCCTACGCCAAGGGCGCCTCCGCCCTGCGCCAACTCGTCACCTGGCTCGGCGAAAAGGAATTCCTCGCCGGCATCAACACCCACTTCACCCGCCACAAGTTCGCCAACGCCACCCTCGCCGACTTCGTGGACTCCCTCGCCGCCCACACCGACCGCGACGTCCACGCCTGGGCCGACACCTGGCTGCGCACCACCGGCATCGACACCCTCACCCCCCGCGTCCAGGACGCCCACGGCGGCTGGACCCTCACCGTCGACCGCGACGGCCACCGCCCCCACCGCATCGCCGCCGGCGCCTACGAACGCACGCCCGACGGCCGCCTCGAACGCACCGAACTCCTCGACCTCGACGTCCCCACCGACGAGATCCTCTCCGCGAGCGGCGCCCGCCCCGCCCTCCTCGTCCTCAACGACGGCGACCTGAGCTACGCCAAGATCCGCCTCGACGCCACCTCCCTCGACACCGCCCTGAGCGACCTCTCCCGCATCCCCGACGCCCTCACCCGCGCCGTCGTCTGGGGCTCCCTGCGCGACATGGTCCGCGACGGCGAACTCGAACCCGGCGCCTACCTCGCCACTGCCGCGGCGCACCTGCCCGACGAACCCGACCTCGCCATCGTCCAAGGCGTCCTCGGCTTCGCCCGCACCCAGATCGCCGACCGCTACCTCACCCCAGCCGACCGCACCAGCGCCCTCACCACCCTCACGGACATCGGCCGCGCCCTCCTGCGCCGCACCGAGGACGGCACCGAACCGGGACTGCGCCTCGCCGCCGTACGCTCCCTCATCGACAGCGCCAACCAGCCCGACACCCTCACCGCCTGGCTCGCCGACGACACCGTCCCGGGCGGCCCCACCCTCGACCCCGAACTGCGCTGGCGCATCCTCGCCCGACTCGCCGTACTCGGCGCCGTCGACGAGAGCGCCATCGACACCGCCCTCGCCGCCGACCCCAGCGCCACCGGCCAGGAAGGCGCCGCCCGCTGCCGCGCCGCCCTGCCCACCCCCGAGGCCAAGGCCGCCGCCTGGCAGCGCCTCTTCCACGACGACACCCTGTCCAACTACCTCTTCAGCGCCACCGCCCAAGGCTTCTGGCAGCCCGAACAGACCGAACTCGTACGGGACTACGTACCCCGCTACTACCCCGAAGCCGTCGCCCTCGGGGCCCGCCGCGGCCCCGCCATCGCCGAAGCCGCCGGCCGCTACGCCTTCCCCGCCCACGCCATCGACGACACCAACCTCCGAGCCGGCCACACCTGCCTCGAAGACCCGAACCTCATCCCCCTCCTGCGCCGCAAACTGGTCGACCAACTCGACGACCTCTCCCGAGTCCTCCACGTCCGCACCCCCCGAATCCCCTAA
- a CDS encoding chorismate mutase, with amino-acid sequence MNNSDTDRIDETVTAELSRLRDSIDNIDAAVVYMLAERFKCTQQVGHLKANHQLPAADPTREASQIARLRQLAESAKLDPAFAEKLLNFIIAEVIRHHETIAAGEDQ; translated from the coding sequence ATGAACAACAGCGACACCGACCGGATCGACGAGACCGTCACCGCCGAACTGTCCCGCCTGCGCGACAGCATCGACAACATCGACGCCGCCGTGGTCTACATGCTCGCCGAGCGCTTCAAATGCACCCAGCAGGTCGGCCACCTCAAGGCCAACCACCAGCTCCCCGCGGCCGACCCCACCCGCGAGGCCAGCCAGATCGCCCGCCTGCGCCAACTCGCCGAAAGCGCCAAGCTCGACCCGGCGTTCGCCGAAAAACTCCTCAACTTCATCATCGCCGAGGTCATCCGCCACCACGAGACCATCGCCGCCGGCGAAGACCAATAG
- a CDS encoding serine protease, which produces MKRTLAAGAVALAAVSLQPSSATASPAPVVGGTRAAQGEFPFMVRLSMGCGGSLYTPQIVLTAAHCVNGSGNDTSITATAGVVDLRSSSAIKVKSTKVLQAPGYNGTGKDWALIKLAQPINLPTLKIADTKAYDNGTFTVAGWGATREGGSQQRYLMKATVPFVSDAACQQAYGSSLVPGEEICAGYNQGGVDTCQGDSGGPMFRRDNNNAWIQVGIVSWGEGCARAGYPGVYTEVSTFANDIRNAAAGM; this is translated from the coding sequence ATGAAGCGCACCCTCGCCGCCGGAGCGGTCGCCCTCGCCGCCGTCAGCCTCCAGCCGAGCTCAGCCACCGCCTCCCCGGCCCCCGTCGTCGGCGGCACCCGCGCCGCCCAGGGCGAATTCCCCTTCATGGTCCGCCTCTCGATGGGCTGCGGCGGTTCCCTCTACACCCCGCAGATCGTCCTCACCGCCGCCCACTGCGTGAACGGATCCGGCAACGACACCTCCATCACCGCCACCGCCGGAGTCGTAGACCTGCGCAGCTCCAGCGCCATCAAGGTCAAGTCCACCAAGGTCCTCCAGGCCCCCGGCTACAACGGCACCGGCAAGGACTGGGCACTGATCAAACTCGCCCAGCCCATCAACCTCCCCACGCTCAAGATCGCCGACACCAAGGCCTACGACAACGGCACCTTCACCGTCGCCGGCTGGGGCGCCACCCGCGAGGGCGGCAGCCAGCAGCGCTACCTGATGAAGGCCACCGTCCCCTTCGTCTCCGACGCCGCCTGCCAGCAGGCCTACGGCAGCTCCCTCGTCCCCGGCGAGGAGATCTGCGCCGGCTACAACCAGGGCGGCGTCGACACCTGCCAGGGCGACTCCGGCGGCCCCATGTTCCGCCGTGACAACAACAACGCCTGGATCCAGGTCGGCATCGTCAGCTGGGGCGAGGGCTGCGCCCGCGCCGGATACCCCGGCGTCTACACCGAGGTCTCGACCTTCGCCAACGACATCCGCAACGCGGCCGCCGGCATGTAA
- a CDS encoding HAD family acid phosphatase, with product MRSTRRTRTTRTAVVSVALAAATLTLLPAGAASAAPVVPAPVASAGTASAPGGNAKILGIDYATWQGDVATAVDAARPAIEQRIAGARPGEKQAIVLDIDNTSLETDFHWFWTQPTPAIAKVRDLTRYANDRGVAIFFVTARPGIIYSLTEWNLKAVGYPVSGLYVRDLPDLFGEVSAYKTGKRAEIEARGYSIIANIGNKESDLVGGHAERTVKLPDYGGKLS from the coding sequence ATGCGCAGCACCCGCCGCACCCGCACGACCCGTACCGCCGTCGTCTCCGTGGCCCTCGCGGCCGCCACCCTGACCCTGCTGCCCGCCGGCGCGGCCTCGGCGGCCCCCGTCGTCCCCGCCCCCGTGGCCTCGGCCGGTACCGCCTCCGCGCCCGGCGGCAACGCCAAGATCCTCGGCATCGACTACGCCACCTGGCAGGGCGACGTGGCCACCGCCGTCGACGCGGCCCGCCCCGCCATCGAGCAGCGGATCGCCGGCGCCCGGCCCGGCGAGAAGCAGGCGATCGTCCTCGACATCGACAACACCTCGCTGGAGACGGACTTCCACTGGTTCTGGACCCAGCCGACCCCCGCGATCGCCAAGGTCCGCGACCTGACCCGGTACGCGAACGACCGGGGCGTGGCGATCTTCTTCGTCACCGCCCGTCCCGGCATCATCTACTCGCTCACCGAGTGGAACCTGAAGGCCGTCGGCTATCCGGTGTCCGGCCTCTACGTCCGTGACCTGCCCGACCTGTTCGGCGAGGTCAGCGCGTACAAGACGGGCAAGCGCGCCGAGATCGAGGCCCGCGGGTACTCGATCATCGCCAACATCGGCAACAAGGAGAGCGACCTCGTCGGCGGCCACGCCGAGCGCACCGTCAAGCTGCCGGACTACGGCGGCAAGCTGTCCTGA
- a CDS encoding DUF4360 domain-containing protein yields the protein MSRTLLVGGAVAALIAATSPAGATGAGAGPGRGGPITAPPDKIVIELATVNGSGCREGSAEVAVAPDNTAFTVTYSEYLAQVGPGAPPTAFRKNCQLNLRVHVPNGFTYAIVQADYRGFAFLQPGAWGQERASYYFQGMPQTSQRTHQFNGPFDDNWQATDKTEYADLVWAPCGEKRNFNINTELRVNAGTSNPLTATSFMAMDSTDASVNTLYHLAWQTCPTPRG from the coding sequence CTGTCCCGCACCCTCCTCGTCGGCGGCGCCGTCGCCGCCCTGATCGCCGCCACCTCGCCGGCCGGAGCCACCGGCGCGGGCGCCGGACCCGGGCGCGGCGGGCCCATCACGGCGCCGCCCGACAAGATCGTGATCGAACTCGCCACCGTCAACGGCTCCGGCTGCCGCGAGGGCAGCGCCGAGGTCGCCGTCGCGCCCGACAACACCGCCTTCACCGTCACCTACAGCGAGTACCTCGCGCAGGTCGGCCCCGGCGCGCCGCCCACGGCGTTCCGCAAGAACTGCCAGCTCAACCTGCGCGTCCACGTGCCCAACGGCTTCACGTACGCCATCGTGCAGGCCGACTACCGCGGCTTCGCGTTCCTGCAGCCCGGGGCCTGGGGTCAGGAACGCGCGAGCTACTACTTCCAGGGGATGCCGCAGACCTCCCAGCGCACCCACCAGTTCAACGGGCCGTTCGACGACAACTGGCAGGCGACCGACAAGACCGAGTACGCCGACCTCGTCTGGGCGCCCTGCGGGGAGAAGCGCAACTTCAACATCAACACCGAACTGCGCGTGAACGCGGGCACCTCCAACCCGCTGACGGCCACCAGCTTCATGGCCATGGACTCCACGGACGCCAGTGTGAACACCCTCTACCACCTGGCCTGGCAGACCTGCCCCACGCCCAGGGGCTGA
- a CDS encoding DUF4360 domain-containing protein, with product MRLRRLTVAAAAVALTAVAAPARAGDATTPPGVVTVDVVGVNGSGCPQGTAEVAAAPDNTAFTVTYSNYLAQAGAGSGGTEFRKNCQLALRVHVPQGFTYAIARADYRGFAHLQRGAYGQERANYYFQGDAQTARSTHQFNGPRSDSWQASDWTAYTDLVWAPCGEDRNLNVNTELRVYTGSSNPQDLSFMSMDSTDGSVSTVYHFEWKRCPAAS from the coding sequence ATGCGCCTTCGCAGACTCACCGTCGCGGCCGCGGCCGTCGCCCTGACGGCCGTGGCGGCTCCCGCCCGGGCCGGCGACGCCACCACACCGCCCGGCGTCGTCACCGTCGACGTGGTCGGGGTGAACGGCTCGGGCTGCCCCCAGGGCACGGCCGAAGTCGCCGCCGCTCCCGACAACACCGCGTTCACCGTCACGTACAGCAACTACCTCGCCCAGGCCGGAGCCGGCTCGGGCGGCACGGAGTTCCGCAAGAACTGCCAGCTCGCCCTGCGCGTCCACGTCCCCCAGGGGTTCACCTACGCCATCGCGCGGGCCGACTACCGCGGCTTCGCCCACCTCCAGCGCGGGGCCTACGGCCAGGAGCGGGCGAACTACTACTTCCAGGGCGACGCCCAGACCGCCCGCAGCACCCACCAGTTCAACGGGCCGCGCTCCGACAGCTGGCAGGCGAGCGACTGGACGGCGTACACCGACCTCGTCTGGGCGCCCTGCGGCGAGGACCGCAACCTCAACGTCAACACCGAACTGCGCGTCTACACCGGCAGCTCGAACCCGCAGGACCTCAGCTTCATGAGCATGGACTCGACGGACGGCAGCGTCAGCACCGTCTACCACTTCGAGTGGAAGCGATGTCCCGCCGCCTCCTGA
- a CDS encoding peptidase inhibitor family I36 protein, translated as MKRLTTALAAALFCAGTVLATSAAAEAADCRSGYFCVWTDANFDGLKIEHSGDDRWWEGDMSNYDSSWANHGVSGAGVPDHVKVYDGRELIGAVTICLAPGQEVGYNAGANDRGSSHTWSVRC; from the coding sequence ATGAAGCGACTGACCACCGCTCTGGCCGCCGCACTCTTCTGCGCCGGCACCGTCCTGGCGACCTCGGCCGCCGCCGAGGCCGCCGACTGCCGCAGCGGCTACTTCTGCGTCTGGACGGACGCGAACTTCGACGGCCTCAAGATCGAGCACAGCGGGGACGACCGTTGGTGGGAGGGCGACATGTCCAACTACGACTCCTCGTGGGCCAACCACGGCGTCTCCGGCGCCGGCGTCCCCGACCACGTCAAGGTGTACGACGGCCGGGAGCTGATCGGGGCCGTCACCATCTGCCTGGCCCCCGGACAGGAGGTCGGCTACAACGCAGGCGCCAACGACCGCGGCAGCTCCCACACCTGGTCGGTCCGCTGCTGA
- a CDS encoding SDR family oxidoreductase: MGNAAGTGTGAGSAGTGTGASGAGIAEGRVVIVTGAGRGLGRAHALAFAAQGARVVVNDLGVGLDGQPGPGSPAALVVEEIRAAGGQAVAHGGDIATARGAASLIDHALSSFGRLDTLVNNAGFLRDRMLVNLDEDDWDAVMRVHLKGHFLPLKYAAAWWRAEAKAGRQPAARVVNTSSGAGLLGSVGQGNYSAAKAGILGLTLVAAAEMGRYGVQVNAVAPAARTRMTEETFAESMAAPVAGAFDAMAPENVSPLVVWLGSDASAGVSGRVFEAEGGRITVMEGWQPGPTVDRGGRWTPAEAGEAAVKLLAESRPPQPVYGAK; the protein is encoded by the coding sequence ATGGGAAACGCAGCGGGTACGGGTACGGGCGCCGGCTCGGCGGGTACGGGTACGGGTGCTTCGGGCGCGGGCATCGCCGAGGGGCGGGTCGTCATCGTGACGGGCGCCGGGCGGGGTCTGGGCCGGGCGCACGCCCTGGCGTTCGCGGCGCAGGGCGCGCGGGTCGTCGTCAACGACCTCGGGGTGGGGCTGGACGGGCAGCCGGGGCCCGGGAGTCCGGCCGCGCTGGTGGTCGAGGAGATCCGGGCGGCGGGCGGGCAGGCCGTGGCGCACGGCGGGGACATCGCTACGGCGCGGGGCGCGGCCTCGCTGATCGACCACGCGCTCTCCTCGTTCGGCCGGCTGGACACCCTCGTCAACAACGCCGGGTTCCTGCGCGACCGGATGCTGGTCAACCTGGACGAGGACGACTGGGACGCGGTCATGCGGGTCCACCTCAAGGGCCACTTCCTGCCGCTGAAGTACGCGGCGGCCTGGTGGCGGGCCGAGGCGAAGGCCGGCCGGCAGCCGGCGGCGCGGGTGGTGAACACCTCGTCGGGCGCCGGACTGTTGGGTTCCGTCGGCCAGGGCAACTACAGCGCGGCCAAGGCCGGCATCCTCGGGCTGACGTTGGTCGCGGCCGCCGAGATGGGCCGCTACGGGGTCCAGGTCAACGCCGTCGCGCCGGCGGCCCGGACGCGGATGACCGAGGAGACGTTCGCCGAGTCGATGGCGGCCCCGGTCGCGGGGGCCTTCGACGCGATGGCTCCGGAGAACGTGTCCCCGCTGGTGGTGTGGCTGGGCTCCGACGCCTCGGCCGGGGTCAGCGGCCGGGTCTTCGAGGCGGAGGGGGGCCGGATCACGGTGATGGAGGGCTGGCAGCCGGGCCCGACCGTCGACCGGGGCGGTCGCTGGACCCCGGCCGAGGCGGGGGAGGCGGCGGTCAAGCTCCTCGCGGAGTCCCGACCGCCGCAGCCGGTCTACGGGGCGAAGTAG
- a CDS encoding SDR family oxidoreductase, translating to MELKGRVVVVTGGTRGVGAGIARSFLTAGARVVVCARRPPDEPVAAAGREAAFIAVDLRDPGAVGAFFAEVAERYGRLDCLVNNAGGTPYRLLGEGDAARHARVLELNLVAPMTAALAAYPLLRAACGSVVMIGSVSGSRPSPGTAAYGAAKAGLENLARSMAVEWAPEVRVNSLVLGMVRTELAHLHYGDAAGVAAVGATVPLGRLAEPSDVGEAAVFLASDRAAYVSGASLLVHGGGERPAFLDAATVNKEA from the coding sequence ATGGAGCTCAAGGGGAGGGTTGTCGTCGTCACGGGCGGAACCCGCGGCGTGGGCGCCGGCATCGCCCGCTCGTTCCTCACGGCCGGCGCCCGGGTGGTCGTCTGCGCCCGACGCCCGCCCGACGAACCGGTGGCCGCGGCCGGCCGGGAGGCCGCCTTCATCGCCGTCGACCTCCGCGACCCGGGCGCGGTCGGCGCGTTCTTCGCGGAGGTCGCCGAGCGGTACGGGCGGCTCGACTGCCTGGTGAACAACGCGGGCGGGACCCCGTACCGGCTGCTGGGGGAAGGGGACGCCGCTCGGCACGCGCGGGTGCTCGAACTGAACCTGGTCGCGCCGATGACGGCCGCGCTCGCCGCCTACCCCCTCCTGCGGGCGGCGTGCGGCTCGGTCGTGATGATCGGGAGCGTCAGCGGCAGCCGCCCCTCGCCCGGCACCGCCGCCTACGGGGCCGCGAAGGCCGGGCTGGAGAACCTCGCCCGGTCCATGGCGGTGGAGTGGGCGCCCGAGGTACGGGTCAACTCGCTGGTCCTGGGCATGGTGCGCACCGAGCTGGCGCACCTGCACTACGGCGACGCGGCCGGGGTCGCGGCGGTCGGGGCGACCGTCCCGCTGGGGCGGCTGGCCGAACCCTCGGACGTGGGCGAGGCAGCGGTGTTCCTGGCCTCCGACCGGGCGGCGTACGTGAGCGGCGCGAGCCTGCTGGTGCACGGGGGCGGGGAGCGCCCGGCGTTTTTGGACGCGGCAACGGTCAACAAGGAGGCCTGA
- a CDS encoding enoyl-CoA hydratase family protein translates to MGVSTSAPDKGVARVTVDFPPVNALPVAGWYALADALRAAGRDPEVRCVVLAAEGRGFNAGVDIKEMQRDVGHTALIGANRGCYEAFAAVYECEVPVVAAVNGFCLGGGIGLVGNADAIVASDDAVFGLPELDRGALGAATHLARLVPQHLMRALYYTSRTATAAELHAHGSVWKVVPRAELEDAALELAAEIARKDGYLIRLAKAAINGIDPVDVRRSYRFEQGFTFEANLSGVADRVRDTFGKEQGA, encoded by the coding sequence ATGGGTGTCTCCACCTCCGCCCCGGACAAGGGCGTCGCACGCGTCACCGTCGACTTCCCACCCGTCAACGCGCTTCCCGTGGCGGGCTGGTACGCGCTGGCCGACGCCCTGCGCGCCGCCGGCCGCGACCCCGAGGTCCGTTGCGTGGTGCTGGCCGCCGAGGGGCGCGGCTTCAACGCCGGGGTGGACATCAAGGAGATGCAGCGCGACGTGGGCCACACGGCCCTCATCGGCGCCAACCGCGGCTGCTACGAGGCCTTCGCCGCCGTCTACGAGTGCGAGGTTCCGGTCGTCGCCGCCGTGAACGGCTTCTGCCTGGGCGGCGGCATCGGCCTGGTCGGCAACGCCGACGCGATCGTCGCCTCCGACGACGCCGTCTTCGGCCTGCCGGAGCTGGACCGCGGCGCGCTCGGCGCCGCCACCCACCTGGCCCGGCTGGTCCCGCAGCACCTGATGCGCGCCCTCTACTACACCTCGCGCACGGCCACCGCCGCCGAACTGCACGCGCACGGCTCCGTCTGGAAGGTGGTCCCGCGTGCGGAGCTGGAGGACGCCGCGCTGGAGCTCGCGGCGGAGATCGCGCGGAAGGACGGCTACCTGATCCGGCTGGCCAAGGCCGCCATCAACGGGATCGACCCCGTCGACGTCCGCCGCAGCTACCGCTTCGAGCAGGGCTTCACCTTCGAGGCCAACCTCAGCGGGGTCGCCGACCGGGTCCGCGACACCTTCGGGAAGGAGCAGGGCGCGTGA
- a CDS encoding CoA-transferase, whose product MSDKTMTPDEVVGRLRSGMTLGIGGWGSRRKPMALVRALLRSEITDLTVIAYGGPDVGLLAAAGRIRRLVAPFATLDSIPLEPHFRAARESGSLTLTEYDEAMFMWGLHAAANRLPFLPVRAGLGSDVMRVNPELRTVTSPYADGEEFVAVPALRMDAALVHLNRADRLGNGQYLGPDPYFDDLFCEAADTAYISCEQIVESAELAKAGPPQSLLVSRHSVTGVVETPNGAHFTSCAPDYDRDEAFQKLYATTPWPEFAARFLSGGSEHAYQSAVRTWHEEQQQ is encoded by the coding sequence GTGAGCGACAAGACGATGACCCCAGACGAGGTGGTCGGCCGGCTGCGCAGCGGCATGACCCTCGGCATCGGCGGCTGGGGCTCCCGGCGCAAGCCGATGGCCCTGGTCAGAGCGCTGCTCCGGTCCGAGATCACCGACCTGACGGTGATCGCGTACGGCGGCCCCGACGTCGGGCTGCTGGCCGCCGCCGGTCGGATCCGCCGGCTCGTCGCCCCCTTCGCCACCCTCGACTCGATCCCCCTGGAACCGCACTTCCGGGCCGCCCGCGAGAGCGGCTCCCTCACCCTCACCGAGTACGACGAGGCCATGTTCATGTGGGGTCTGCACGCCGCCGCGAACCGGCTGCCGTTCCTGCCCGTCCGGGCGGGGCTCGGCTCCGACGTGATGCGGGTCAACCCGGAGCTGCGTACCGTCACCTCCCCCTATGCCGACGGCGAGGAGTTCGTCGCCGTCCCCGCCCTGCGCATGGACGCCGCCCTGGTCCACCTCAACCGGGCCGACCGTCTGGGCAACGGCCAGTACCTGGGCCCGGACCCGTACTTCGACGACCTGTTCTGCGAGGCCGCCGACACCGCGTACATCTCCTGCGAGCAGATCGTGGAGAGCGCCGAGCTCGCCAAGGCCGGCCCCCCGCAGTCCCTCCTCGTCAGCCGGCACTCGGTCACCGGCGTCGTGGAGACCCCGAACGGCGCGCACTTCACCTCCTGCGCGCCCGACTACGACCGCGACGAGGCCTTCCAGAAGCTCTACGCGACCACCCCCTGGCCGGAGTTCGCCGCCCGCTTCCTGTCCGGCGGCAGCGAGCACGCCTACCAGTCCGCCGTCCGGACCTGGCACGAGGAGCAGCAGCAGTGA
- a CDS encoding CoA-transferase: MSTATATTRAEYCVIACAEAWRDNGEVLASPMGLIPSFGARLAKRTFSPDLLLTDGEALLVGLDGTVEGWLPYRRHLTMVTGGRRHVMMGASQIDRYGNQNISCVGDWERPDRQLLGVRGAPVNTLNNPVSYWIPKHSRRVFVERVDMVSGVGHDRAEAAGVTRFHRLPRVVSDLGVFDFGGPGRTMRLVSLHPGVTVDRVREATGFALALPDEVPFTREPSAHELRLIREVIDPRGLREREVRS, encoded by the coding sequence GTGAGCACAGCGACCGCCACGACCCGCGCCGAGTACTGCGTCATCGCCTGCGCCGAGGCGTGGCGCGACAACGGCGAGGTCCTCGCCAGTCCGATGGGCCTGATCCCGTCCTTCGGGGCCCGCCTCGCCAAGCGGACGTTCTCCCCCGACCTGCTGCTCACCGACGGCGAGGCCCTGTTGGTCGGCCTCGACGGCACGGTGGAGGGGTGGCTTCCGTACCGGCGGCACCTGACGATGGTGACCGGCGGGCGGCGGCACGTGATGATGGGCGCCAGTCAGATCGACCGGTACGGCAACCAGAACATCTCCTGCGTCGGCGACTGGGAGCGGCCCGACCGCCAGCTCCTGGGGGTGCGCGGGGCGCCCGTCAACACGCTGAACAATCCGGTGAGTTACTGGATCCCGAAGCATTCGCGGCGGGTGTTCGTGGAACGCGTCGACATGGTCAGCGGTGTGGGACACGACCGGGCCGAGGCGGCCGGGGTGACGCGGTTCCACCGCCTGCCGCGCGTGGTCAGCGACCTCGGGGTCTTCGACTTCGGCGGGCCGGGGCGCACGATGCGGCTGGTCTCGCTGCACCCGGGGGTCACCGTCGACCGGGTCCGGGAGGCGACCGGCTTCGCGCTCGCCCTCCCCGACGAGGTGCCGTTCACCCGCGAGCCCTCCGCGCACGAGCTGCGGCTGATCCGCGAGGTGATCGACCCGCGGGGGCTGCGCGAGCGCGAAGTGCGGAGCTGA